The following are encoded together in the Humulus lupulus chromosome 5, drHumLupu1.1, whole genome shotgun sequence genome:
- the LOC133778306 gene encoding uncharacterized protein LOC133778306 produces the protein MASSSSEELKQEPQQPPAPVKECVHKTKLIQFLGRTTPIVLQNDNGPCPLLAICNILLLRNNLTLSSDVTEVSQEKLLSLVAERLIDSNSNIDNRDEGYAENQQQNIADAIDLLPRLATGIDVNIKFRRIGDFEFTRECAIFDLLDIPLYHGWIVDPQDYETANAIGSKSYNTLMEELVALETRNEREYKNSPEEDCVDFAAATTATLGVPSPCLPKARSFDDSPHLDTNQEKARKGDLEEEAELLRALKMSKSELLPSLDDPLVADVNKGPVSFSSDESTHVQKIVPVGSVDMLEKHVFENNIFHNPDLSILADCNASRNGSDELMCFGSTPEHSLYPFSKANEENSIDPRTYVEPEGYSPIIDEVEKSSVDTLAKIQSSVSLSPGMSTQSVNEHHANISQSSEISNNISNSTIYIHTTADKKVECYSTELSSLSAPNADMPSDSSSDQMLQLNTSEALTSSVDGSEPIYEGEECILDPATTVYEDREPIYEGEVVLANQADKSTIDSSPKDEISPEAGELIRSFLKSNASQLTFYGLFCLQDGLKERELCVFFRNNHFSTMFKFKGELYLLATDQGYINQPDLVWEKLNEVNGDTLFMTGSFKEFKVEEHSNESWDQHNAMTSTADYIASIDSAAQAGLDINSDLQLAIALQQQEFEQQPQRQNVQQPPTVSTNSRLITGPQVPRSRNPSTLSPRAEQKSKDKCTVM, from the exons ATGGCGTCGTCTTCGTCGGAGGAACTGAAGCAAGAACCGCAGCAACCTCCGGCGCCGGTCAAGGAGTGTGTGCACAAGACCAAACTGATTCAATTCTTGGGCCGTACTACACCTATCGTCCTCCAAAACGATAATGGCCCTTGCCCTCTCCTCGccatat GTAATATTCTTCTGCTCAGGAACAACTTGACTCTGAGTTCAGATGTGACCGAAGTTTCGCAGGAGAAGTTGCTGTCCCTTGTTGCAGAACGATTAATCGATTCAAATAGTAATATCGAT AATAGAGACGAGGGTTATGCTGAGAATCAACAGCAGAACATTGCTGATGCCATTGATCTGCTTCCTCGACTTGCTACTGGGATTGATGTAAATATAAAATTCAGGAG AATAGGTGATTTTGAGTTTACTCGAGAATGTGCCATATTTGATTTGTTGGATATTCCACTTTATCATGGTTGGATAGTTGATCCCCAG GACTATGAAACAGCCAATGCCATTGGATCAAAGTCGTATAATACTCTAATGGAGGAACTTGTTGCCCTTGAAACACGAAATGAGAGAGAATATAAAAATTCTCCTGAAGAAGATTGTGTTGATTTTGCTGCAGCAACAACAGCAACTCTGGGTGTCCCTTCTCCGTGCCTTCCTAAAGCTAGATCTTTTGATGATTCTCCACATTTAGACACCAATCAGGAAAAGGCAAGAAAAGGGGACCTTGAAGAGGAAGCAGAGTTGTTGAGAGCTTTAAAAATGTCGAAGTCTGAACTGCTGCCTTCACTGGACGATCCTCTTGTAGCTGATGTTAATAAAGGGCCTGTGTCCTTCAGTTCAGATGAAAGCACACATGTCCAGAAGATTGTGCCTGTAGGTTCTGTAGATATGTTAGAGAAGCATGTTTTCGAAAATAACATTTTCCATAATCCAGACTTATCTATATTAGCTGACTGCAATGCCTCCAGGAATGGAAGTGATGAATTGATGTGTTTTGGAAGTACTCCAGAGCATTCTTTGTATCCATTTTCAAAGGCAAATGAAGAAAATAGTATCGATCCCCGAACATATGTAGAACCAGAAGGGTATTCTCCTATTATTGATGAAGTTGAAAAGAGCAGTGTTGACACACTGGCCAAGATTCAAAGTTCTGTTTCTCTTTCTCCTGGAATGAGCACTCAATCTGTAAATgagcatcatgcaaatatttCACAAAGCAGTGAAATAAGCAATAATATATCAAATTCTACCATATATATTCACACGACTGCAGATAAGAAAGTTGAATGCTACTCAACAGAATTATCATCCTTATCAGCGCCAAATGCAGATATGCCTTCAGATTCATCTAGTGACCAGATGCTGCAGCTCAACACATCTGAAGCTTTGACTTCAAGTGTTGATGGGAGTGAGCCCATTTATGAAGGGGAGGAATGTATTTTGGATCCTGCAACTACAGTTTATGAAGATAGAGAACCAATCTATGAAGGTGAAGTGGTCCTTGCTAATCAAGCTGACAAAAGCACTATAGATTCAAGTCCAAAGGATGAAATTAGTCCCGAAGCAG GTGAACTGATCAGGAGTTTTTTGAAGAGTAATGCTAGTCAATTGACTTTCTATGG CCTTTTTTGCTTACAAGATGGTCTTAAAGAGCGTGAGCTGTGCGTCTTTTTCCGTAATAATCACTTCAGCACCATGTTTAAG TTCAAAGGGGAGCTTTATCTTTTGGCTACGGACCAAGGGTACATTAATCAGCCTGACTTGGTGTGGGAGAAGCTAAATGAG GTTAATGGAGACACATTGTTTATGACAGGAAGTTTCAAGGAATTTAAGGTAGAAGAACATTCAAATGAATCTTGGGATCAACATAATGCCATGACTAGCACTGCG GACTACATTGCCAGCATTGATAGTGCAGCACAAGCAGGCCTGGATATAAA TTCTGATTTGCAACTGGCAATAGCTCTTCAGCAACAAGAGTTCGAGCAACAGCCGCAGCGTCAAAATGTGCAGCAACCACCGACTGTTAGTACCaattcaagactgatcactgGTCCCCAG GTGCCGAGAAGCCGGAATCCGTCGACACTGTCTCCCAGGGCTGAACAAAAATCAAAAGACAAGTGTACGGTAATGTGA